The window GATGACATCATCACAGGACAGGAGCTATGCCTTGCTTTATACGACCAGGGAGTTTTAACAGACAATGGTCAGGATGCTGCAGAGCTTAGAGCTACCGGTGATGCCTACGCCTTTCTGATCAGGAAACTGTCCACCTTGGAAATTACGCCTGCCCAGCTGGCGTTATCTCCCTGTAATGCAGGTGTGGTGGTCACAAACGATAAAACGGGGGAGGTGCTTGCTTTGGTTTCTTATCCGGGATATGACAACAACCGGATCGGCGACGGCACTTATTTCAGTCAGCTGCAGGCGGATTTGTCTCTGCCGCTATACAATAATGCCACCCAGACGAGAAAAGCACCTGGTTCCACCTTTAAACCAATTACTGCGGTGGCCGCTCTGGAAGAGCATGCCGTTACAACAGATGAAACCATTAACTGTACAGGTATTTACACGGATGTAGAACCGCCCATTAAGTGCTGGATCTATTCCGGCCAGCATGGTCCTTTAAATATTGTAGGCGGAATCGAAAATTCCTGTAACTTTTTCTTTGCTGATCTGGGACACCGTTTGTCAATGGATGCCAGCGGAGTATATTCTCCTGACTTAGGACTTGACGTCTTACGGAAATATGCGTCCATGTTCGGACTGGATCACAAGTCCGGAGTGGAGATCGCAGAGCTTGACCCTCAGATTTCCAAAGAAGCACCGGAGCGTTCCGCCATGGGACAGGGAAGCCACGCTTATACAAACGTGCAGCTTTCCAGATATGTGTCTGCCATTGCAAACAAGGGAACCGTGTTTGAACTCAGCTTATTGGATAAGACAACGGATTCTGAAGGCAATCTGATACAAGATTATACCCCTAAGATTTCTTCTCATATTGACGCGGCGGCTTCAACGTGGGATACTGTACAACAGGGAATGAGAGAAGTGATTACAAATGGTTCAAGTAAAAGGCTGTTTTCAGATCTTGAAGTGGAGATCGCCGGCAAGACCGGTACCGCTCAGGAAGCCCGCAACAAACCCAATCACGCATTCTTTATTTCCTATGCGCCATATGACAATCCGGAAATCTGTGTTACCGTGAATATTCCGTATGGCTATTCATCATCCAACGCCGCCAATATTGCGAAGAATGTCTATAAGTATTATTACGGCTACACGGACTTAGAATCCATTATAAATGCCGGCGCCCTGGATGCAGCGAAGGTCAACATTCGCGATTAACTAGGATAAGAGGTGATATGATGCATAATACCGTAGTAATTAAAAGCAACAGAGCAGGTATGACTGTCATCCTGGACCCAGATATCCCCTTCCCTCAGCTTCTTTCTGATATTGGGAAAAAATTCGGGGATCATGCAAAATTCTGGGGATCCGTACAAATGACCCTGACCCTGGAGGGCCGGGAACTGACTTCCGAAGAAGAATTCGCAATCATCAACCAGATCACGGAAAATTCCAATGTGGAGATCATCTGCCTGGTTGATACGGATATAAACCGCATGGAGCGCTGTGAAAAAGCACTGAACGAGAAACTGATGGAATTGTCCTGCCAGACAGGCCAGTTCTTCAAAGGTAATCTACAAAGCGGAGAGACTTTGGAATCCGAAGCCAGCATTGTCATCATTGGTGATGTGTGCAAGGGATCAAAGGTTTTGGCAAAAGGCAACGTAATCGTTCTCGGAAAGCTTTCCGGAACGGTATGTGCAGGTGTGGCAGGCAACCGGGGGGCGCTTATCACAGCTCTTGATATGGCTCCCATTCAACTGCGTATCGCAGATTGTACCTCAGGTCTTGACGGAAGAGGCAAGCGCCTGGGACGGGGTCCTATGAAGGCTTATATGGAAAATAACAAAGTCATAATTAAACCAATGAAAAAAAGTGTGGAAATATTCCAAAAATTAAGGTAAAATAGAATATGGTATAAAAATCAGGAGGATATGATATGAGCGAAATCATCGTAATCACTTCTGGAAAAGGCGGGGTAGGCAAGACAACAACTTCTGCCAATGTTGGTACCGGACTGGCAATCCTGGGTAAGAAAGTAGTTCTGATTGATACAGATATCGGACTTCGGAACCTGGATGTCGTTATGGGTCTGGAAAACCGCATTGTCTACAATTTAGTGGACGTGGTGGAGGGGAACTGCCGTATGAAGCAGGCCCTGATAAAAGACAAAAGATACCCAAACTTATTTTTACTTCCCTCGGCACAAACCAGGGACAAGACAGCTGTCACCCCCGGACAAATGGTGAAGCTGGTTGATGATTTAAGAGAAGAGTTTGATTATATCCTGCTGGATTGTCCTGCAGGTATCGAACAAGGCTTTCAAAACGCCATTGCAGGCGCTGACAGAGCCATTGTCGTGACAACCCCGGAGGTGTCCGCAATCCGGGATGCAGACCGGATCATCGGTCTTTTGGAAGCTGCTGACATGGGGACCATTGAACTCATCGTAAACCGCATTCGGGCGGATATGGTGAAAAGGGGAGACATGATGTCTCTTGACGACGTCATGGACATCCTTGCCGTTGATATTATCGGCGCTGTGCCGGATGACGAGGACATCGTCATTTCCTCAAACCAGGGAGAACCTCTTGTTGGTATGGGAACCCCGGCTGGACAGGCTTATATGGATATCTGCAGGCGGATTACCGGGGAAAATATCCCCCTTCATAATCCGGCAGTGCGTGAAGGCCTGTTCTTTAAGCTCTCGCACCTCCTAAAAAGAGCATAGGAGGGTGTGGTATGAGCCTGCTTCCTGTATTCCGCAAGAAGAATTCAGGAGAAATTGCAAGAAATCGTCTGAAACTTTTGCTGGTTGCGGACAAGGCTGATTGTTCTCCTGAGATCATGCAGATGATAAAAGACGATATGGTCCGTGTTGTTTCAAGATACATGGATATAGATTCCGACAGAATAGAGATACAGATGAAAAAGCTGAAACAGCCGGATTGCGAACGCTTTACACCGGTGCTTTATGCAAACATCCCTATTCGCGATGTACCTGAAAAGGGGATATACTAATTATGTTTTCTGACTACAATTTTAAATACTATAATTACCGGTTAGTTTTGTACATGCTGTCGCTGTCCGTTATTGGAATTCTTGTGGTGGCCAGCGCCTCCAACCAGGATTCTGCTACAGTGACAAAACAGATTATCGGCGTGATGGTGGGATTTGCCCTTGCTATCGGGCTTTCCATCATAGACTATCATAAACTCATAAAGCTTTATGCTCTGGATTATGCAGTCTGCATCCTTTTGCTGGGTGCTGTTCTTGTTATGGGACATACGGCCGGAGGGGCTACCAGGTGGATCAACATTCCCGGTATCGGACGGATACAGCCGTCTGAGTTCGTAAAAATTGGATTAATCGTGTTCTTTTCCTGGTATTGGAGCAAATACCAGGAAAGGCTGAACACGCCGGTGATGATAGGCTTGGCCGCCTTGTTTGCGGCCATTCCCATCGGCCTTATTTTTGCGGAACCCAACTTATCCACCAGCCTTGTGGTGTCCATCATTATTCTGTGCATGGTATTTTCCGCAGGAATCAGCTACCGGTGGATCGGCGGCGTCCTTGCCGTAGCAATACCGGCAGGAGCGCTTTTCATATTTCTGCTGACTAAGGGTCTGATCCCTTTTATCCACGACTATCAGGCACGGCGTATCCTTGCATGGATTTATCCTCATGCAGAGCAGTATGCCGAAAATCTGTACCAGCAAAAAAATTCAATTATGGCAATCAGTTCCGGACAGCTTCAAGGGAAAGGACTTTTTAATACAACCATTGCATCGGTGAAAGATGGAAATTTCTTATCAGCCGGAGAAACCGACTTTATTTTTGCCATTATAGGCGAAGAGATGGGATTTCGAGGCAGCGTTATCGTCATTGTTCTTATTGGTTTGGTTGTATTTGAATGTCTTTATTTGGCATCCAAATCCAAGGATATGTCAGGAAAACTGATTTGTACCGGCATGGCAGCCTTAATCGGCTTTCAGGCCTTTGCCAATATCGCCGTGGCAACACAAATATTTCCCAATACAGGCCTTCCGCTCCCCTTTATCAGCTCGGGAGTCAGTTCGCTCATCAGCATTTTTATGGGTATGGGATTGGTACTGAATGTTGGGCTTCAACGCAAAATCGGTAATTAATAAGGAGGTATATCGTCATGAATATAGGACTAGTTGCACATGATTCAAAGAAAAAACTTATGCAGAATTTCTGCATTGCCTACAGGGGAATTTTAAGTAAACACATGTTATATGCTACAGGAACTACCGGACGTCTGATTGAAGAGGTAACAAACTTAAATGTTCACAAGTATCTGGCAGGACATCTGGGCGGTGAGCAGCAGTTAGGGTCCCAGATTGAACACAATGAGATCGATCTGGTCATCTTTTTAAGAGATCCCCTCACACCAAAGTCTCATGAACCGGATATCGTAAACATTATGAGTACCTGTGATATGCACAACATTCCTCTTGCAACCAATCTGGCCACCGCAGAGCTTTTGATCAAGTCTCTGGATCGCGGTGACTTGGAATGGCGTGAGATGTATAAATAACAGAGGTAGATTCCGTGAAGAAAAGAGTTTTTGTAAAATCAGGCTGCATTGCCTTATGTAGTGTATTTCTCACAGGCTGCGCCGGTTTAAAGAGCCTTGAAAATCCTTATGTGTTTTCAGAAAGGACCGCTCTTTATCAGTCCAGTGCAGTGTCAGGCAAATCGGAGCCCTTTGCCCATGATCTCTGCATCGTGGCAGAGGATACTTCCGGCCAGGATAATGCGGTCACTGCCGAAGCTGCCGCTGTCTTTGATCTGACAGATAAAAAGGTCCTGTTTGCAAAGAATCCTTTTGAGCGGCTGTATCCTGCAAGCATCACAAAGACCATGACAGCTCTTATTGCTTTGAAGTACGGAAACTTAACCGATGAGGTCACGGTAACCGGAGATGCCGTCATTACGGAAGCCGGTGCCAGCTTATGCGGAATAAGGCCGGGGGATAAGCTCACCATGGAACAGCTATTATATGGTCTCATGCTTCCTTCAGGAAATGATGCAGGAGCTGCCATTGCAACCCATATGGCCGGTGGAATTGATCAGTTTTCTCAAATGATGAATGATGAAGCGAAGAGGATCGGGGCCACTGGCACTCATTTCCTCAACCCTCACGGGCTGAACGATGAAAATCACTATACTACGGCTTATGACCTGTACTTAATCTTCAACGAAGCTTTAAAGTATCCCGAATTTCGCAAGATCATCGATACAACAGAATATGCTGCCACCTATCAGGATGGAGCAGGAAACCCGGTAAATGCCACCTGGAAAGGTACCAACTGGTATATGACAGGAGAGCGGAAGATGCCGGAGGGCCTTACCGTCCTGGGAGGAAAAACAGGTACAACAAAAGCGGCCGGAAGCTGTCTGATCATGGGAAGCTCGGATTCCGCTGATCGGGAATATGTTACCGTAGTTTTAAAAGCGCCCAACCATGCAGGCCTCTACGATAATATGACAAATATATTGAATAAAATTGTAGAATAGTCATTGCCTTTCTTATTGATTTGTACTATAATTATATTAATCCGAATAGACTTTTTATACAAATTATATAACGCAAGGAGGAGATTGCTATGGTGCAGATAATAGCAGGAAAAAAGGGTAAGGGGAAGACAAAACATCTGTTAGACAGAGCTAATTCCATTGTAAAAGAATCAAAGGGTTCTATTGCGTACCTGGACAAAAGTTCCAAGCATATGTACGAATTAAGCAACAAGATCCGTCTCATTAATGTCAATGAGTATCCGATTACATCCAGCGAAGGATTTATAGGTTTTATCTGTGGTATCATATCCCAGGATCATGATTTGGAAATGATGTTTTTTGACAGCTTTTTAAAGCTGGCCTGCTTAGAAGGGGAAGACATTTCTGAGACCATTGCAACTTTGGAAAAAATCGGTGAAAAGTATCACGTAACCTTTGTTCTCAGCGTTTCCATGGATGCAGAGAATATGCCTGAGAATGCCAAGGCCAATGTGGTTGTTTCATTATAATCATACATGAAAGAAAAGGGGGCTGCACGGCAGTCTCCTTTGTTTTGCTTGAATTTTTTGGGTTTTCCTTTTATAATACTAGAAAGGAATGCCCTGGGTATACCTTTATGCCCAAAGAGCATGGGCAGAAATAGGGAAACACCCTACGGGTATACCTTTATGCCCAGAGAGCATGGGCAGGAATAGGGAAAGGAGGCGCCAGGTTGGTAAAACAGAAGGTACTGCAGCCATTAAAACGGGCTGCCCACCCAAAGAAGAATAAAAAGATCATCCGGTACCGGCGGCCTCTGAATATTAATGTTGGCATGATCATCTTTGCGTTGATCTTTGTTTATATGGTATTCAGTGTTACTGCCTATATCCGAAGAGATAAAGTACAGTTTTATGAAGTACAGGAAGGCAGTATCGTTAATAACAAGAACTACACGGGAATCATCCTCCGGCAGGAAGAAGTGAAGAATGCAGACCGTTCCGGCTATGTGAATTACTATGTAAGGGAAGGAAAACGGGCTTCCAACGGCACCCGGGTTTATTCCATTGACGAGACAGGAAATCTCACCTCTTTTCTTGCAGAAAATTCAGAGGAAAAGGTTACACTGACTCCGGAGAATCTTTCTGAACTGAAAAAGCAGCTGACCGCATTCAGCCTTACTTATGATAATAACCAGTTCCATTCCGTCTATGATACGAAATACGCCCTGGAAGCCGAAGTCATGGAATACATGAATTTTAATGCTCTGGATAACCTTGGAGACCGGATGGATCAGGCGGGCATTAATTTTGAACAGGTAAAAGCGGACAAGGCGGGCATTGTCTCCTATGGAGTGGATTCCTATGAAGGACTTCAGCCAAATGCGATCTCAGAGACTGCATTTGACCGCAGCACCTATACAAAGACCATTACAAAATCCGGAAAACTGATAGAAAAGGGCGCTCCTGTCTATAAAATCATCTCTTCCGATTTGTGGTCCATTGTGTTTCCAATGACAGAAGAAGACGCCAAATCCTACGGAGACAAAACAAGTCTTACCATAGAATTTTCCGGGCGGGGGTTAAG of the Lacrimispora indolis DSM 755 genome contains:
- a CDS encoding FtsW/RodA/SpoVE family cell cycle protein, with amino-acid sequence MFSDYNFKYYNYRLVLYMLSLSVIGILVVASASNQDSATVTKQIIGVMVGFALAIGLSIIDYHKLIKLYALDYAVCILLLGAVLVMGHTAGGATRWINIPGIGRIQPSEFVKIGLIVFFSWYWSKYQERLNTPVMIGLAALFAAIPIGLIFAEPNLSTSLVVSIIILCMVFSAGISYRWIGGVLAVAIPAGALFIFLLTKGLIPFIHDYQARRILAWIYPHAEQYAENLYQQKNSIMAISSGQLQGKGLFNTTIASVKDGNFLSAGETDFIFAIIGEEMGFRGSVIVIVLIGLVVFECLYLASKSKDMSGKLICTGMAALIGFQAFANIAVATQIFPNTGLPLPFISSGVSSLISIFMGMGLVLNVGLQRKIGN
- the minD gene encoding septum site-determining protein MinD, with amino-acid sequence MSEIIVITSGKGGVGKTTTSANVGTGLAILGKKVVLIDTDIGLRNLDVVMGLENRIVYNLVDVVEGNCRMKQALIKDKRYPNLFLLPSAQTRDKTAVTPGQMVKLVDDLREEFDYILLDCPAGIEQGFQNAIAGADRAIVVTTPEVSAIRDADRIIGLLEAADMGTIELIVNRIRADMVKRGDMMSLDDVMDILAVDIIGAVPDDEDIVISSNQGEPLVGMGTPAGQAYMDICRRITGENIPLHNPAVREGLFFKLSHLLKRA
- a CDS encoding septum site-determining protein MinC yields the protein MHNTVVIKSNRAGMTVILDPDIPFPQLLSDIGKKFGDHAKFWGSVQMTLTLEGRELTSEEEFAIINQITENSNVEIICLVDTDINRMERCEKALNEKLMELSCQTGQFFKGNLQSGETLESEASIVIIGDVCKGSKVLAKGNVIVLGKLSGTVCAGVAGNRGALITALDMAPIQLRIADCTSGLDGRGKRLGRGPMKAYMENNKVIIKPMKKSVEIFQKLR
- the minE gene encoding cell division topological specificity factor MinE, whose protein sequence is MSLLPVFRKKNSGEIARNRLKLLLVADKADCSPEIMQMIKDDMVRVVSRYMDIDSDRIEIQMKKLKQPDCERFTPVLYANIPIRDVPEKGIY
- the mgsA gene encoding methylglyoxal synthase, which produces MNIGLVAHDSKKKLMQNFCIAYRGILSKHMLYATGTTGRLIEEVTNLNVHKYLAGHLGGEQQLGSQIEHNEIDLVIFLRDPLTPKSHEPDIVNIMSTCDMHNIPLATNLATAELLIKSLDRGDLEWREMYK
- a CDS encoding HlyD family efflux transporter periplasmic adaptor subunit, translating into MVKQKVLQPLKRAAHPKKNKKIIRYRRPLNINVGMIIFALIFVYMVFSVTAYIRRDKVQFYEVQEGSIVNNKNYTGIILRQEEVKNADRSGYVNYYVREGKRASNGTRVYSIDETGNLTSFLAENSEEKVTLTPENLSELKKQLTAFSLTYDNNQFHSVYDTKYALEAEVMEYMNFNALDNLGDRMDQAGINFEQVKADKAGIVSYGVDSYEGLQPNAISETAFDRSTYTKTITKSGKLIEKGAPVYKIISSDLWSIVFPMTEEDAKSYGDKTSLTIEFSGRGLRASGSFSVLTGTDGKTFGKLDFDKYMVQFASDRYVDFEIVSDRVDGLKIPVTAVTKKDFYLVPMEYVTQGGDSQSTGFNKEIYSQSGTSVVFVPTEIYYSEGNNYYIEMGAEDGFKSGDYIVKPNSTERYQIGTSASLQGVYNINKGYAVFKQIDVLASNDEYYTVKKNMTYGLAVYDHIVLNAESVSEGELIYK
- a CDS encoding D-alanyl-D-alanine carboxypeptidase family protein, whose product is MKKRVFVKSGCIALCSVFLTGCAGLKSLENPYVFSERTALYQSSAVSGKSEPFAHDLCIVAEDTSGQDNAVTAEAAAVFDLTDKKVLFAKNPFERLYPASITKTMTALIALKYGNLTDEVTVTGDAVITEAGASLCGIRPGDKLTMEQLLYGLMLPSGNDAGAAIATHMAGGIDQFSQMMNDEAKRIGATGTHFLNPHGLNDENHYTTAYDLYLIFNEALKYPEFRKIIDTTEYAATYQDGAGNPVNATWKGTNWYMTGERKMPEGLTVLGGKTGTTKAAGSCLIMGSSDSADREYVTVVLKAPNHAGLYDNMTNILNKIVE